The Lactuca sativa cultivar Salinas chromosome 2, Lsat_Salinas_v11, whole genome shotgun sequence genome includes a window with the following:
- the LOC111900228 gene encoding probable xyloglucan endotransglucosylase/hydrolase protein 6, producing the protein MTFTYTIFSNTLVFTIFLIKFVALPIAYSKPTIFLEDFHVTWSDSHIKQLDGGKAIQLLLDQNSGCGFASKNKYLFGRVSMKIKLIPGDSAGTVTAFYMNSDTDQIRDELDFEFLGNRTGQPYSVQTNVYTHGKGDREQRINLWFDPAVDFHTYSILWNHYHVVFYVDEVPIRVYKNNEDKGIPFPKIQPMGVYSTLWEADDWATRGGLEKIDWTKSPFYAYYKDFDIEGCSVPGPGWCAANPSNWWEGAAYQHLDPVAGRQYRWVRLNHMVYDYCTDKQRNPITPPECKAGI; encoded by the exons ATGACATTTACATACACAATATTCTCTAATACCCTCGTCTTCACTATTTTCCTAATTAAATTTGTTGCACTTCCGATAGCATATTCAAAACCAACCATATTCTTGGAGGATTTTCATGTAACATGGTCCGATTCCCACATCAAGCAACTCGATGGTGGAAAGGCAATCCAACTTCTCCTTGACCAAAACTCTg GTTGTGGATTTGCTTCGAAAAACAAATACTTATTTGGACGTGTAAGCATGAAGATTAAGCTTATTCCAGGAGATTCTGCTGGCACTGTCACTGCATTTTAT ATGAATTCAGATACCGATCAAATACGCGATGAGCTTGATTTTGAGTTTTTGGGGAACCGAACCGGTCAACCTTACTCGGTTCAAACCAATGTTTATACTCATGGAAAAGGTGATAGAGAACAAAGGATTAACTTATGGTTTGACCCGGCTGTTGACTTTCATACTTATTCCATTCTATGGAACCATTACCATGTGGT GTTTTATGTGGATGAAGTCCCTATAAGGGTATACAAGAATAATGAAGACAAAGGAATTCCATTTCCAAAAATTCAACCAATGGGAGTGTACTCGACATTATGGGAAGCCGATGATTGGGCGACAAGAGGTGGGCTCGAAAAAATCGATTGGACGAAATCGCCCTTTTACGCGTACTACAAAGACTTTGACATTGAGGGCTGTTCTGTCCCGGGTCCGGGCTGGTGCGCTGCTAACCCATCCAATTGGTGGGAGGGCGCCGCCTATCAACACCTGGACCCGGTGGCTGGGCGTCAGTACCGGTGGGTCCGGTTAAACCACATGGTTTATGATTATTGCACGGATAAACAACGGAATCCAATTACCCCACCGGAATGTAAGGCCGGAATTTAG